From one Nitrosococcus halophilus Nc 4 genomic stretch:
- a CDS encoding phage/plasmid primase, P4 family, with amino-acid sequence MDTKLSHAITYAQQGYRLLPVTPNGKVPLLKEWTKKATRDPAILEDYWRRWPKANIGLATGEDSGCFVLDVDVKKGAPGEQSLEELESEYGVLPETLKAKTPSGGFHYFFQHPGGRLGNRANFRPGLDIRGDGGYVLVAPSVVEGKAYNWLNEGTPPAEAPDWLLELLHEGPKPTVPGGAAQALKGVAEGQRNDSVFRYAASLLHRGLRYEEAQTLIGKAAGKCNPPLPEDEALRCLDSAYGRYSPTPQRPLTELGNAERLVDRFGEVVRYLPAYHHWLLWNGTHWQISEKGEIEQLVHAVVRGIKVEADAETDTTRKENLIKHGRNSERKTAISNMLSLAATLEGIALAPHQLDADPYAFGVENGVVDLRTGQLRPPNTVDYLTKFGHVGFQPGAQCPRWEHFVLEVMGGDKDLVSFLQRAVGATLVGGNSDQVIFILHGGGANGKSTLLRIIQTLMGSYARAAGNALFTVNRFQNQGGPREDIVRLKDARMVLTSELGEGEILNEDLVKRMTGDDTLTGRVPYGKASIEFRPQFTPWMATNHKPIIRGDDHAIWRRVKLIPFEQTFAGKKQDKGLSHALLQELPGILNWAIQGCLAWQKGGLTPPQVVEEATREYRSEMDLLGEWLEERCVQGAEHKAKNADLYQDYLDWSEAQYGIRGKKHCLDPRVFGRKLAAKGFTRIKIQGGRGFQGIACKNVDPGGRSFFRNARKEAA; translated from the coding sequence ATGGATACGAAACTTAGTCATGCTATTACCTATGCTCAACAGGGCTATCGCCTGTTACCTGTGACGCCTAACGGCAAGGTGCCTCTCCTGAAGGAGTGGACGAAAAAAGCCACGCGGGATCCAGCCATTCTTGAAGACTATTGGCGACGGTGGCCCAAAGCTAATATTGGTCTGGCTACTGGGGAAGACAGTGGTTGCTTCGTCCTGGATGTGGACGTCAAGAAAGGTGCACCGGGGGAGCAATCTCTCGAGGAACTAGAATCGGAATATGGAGTACTCCCCGAAACGTTAAAAGCCAAAACACCGAGCGGGGGCTTCCATTACTTTTTCCAGCATCCGGGCGGGCGGCTCGGCAACCGCGCCAATTTTCGTCCGGGCCTTGATATTCGGGGTGATGGGGGATATGTGCTGGTGGCGCCCTCCGTGGTGGAAGGGAAAGCCTATAACTGGTTGAATGAAGGCACCCCCCCCGCAGAGGCCCCGGATTGGCTGCTGGAACTCCTCCACGAGGGGCCGAAGCCGACAGTACCAGGGGGCGCCGCCCAGGCCCTTAAAGGAGTCGCTGAGGGACAGCGGAATGACAGCGTATTCCGCTATGCGGCAAGCCTCCTTCACCGGGGGCTACGCTATGAAGAGGCCCAGACTCTAATTGGCAAGGCGGCGGGGAAATGTAACCCGCCCCTGCCAGAGGACGAGGCCCTTCGGTGCCTCGACTCGGCCTATGGGCGCTACTCTCCCACACCCCAAAGGCCACTGACGGAGTTAGGCAATGCGGAGCGGCTGGTGGACCGCTTTGGGGAGGTGGTTCGCTATCTGCCCGCCTACCACCACTGGCTCCTATGGAATGGTACCCACTGGCAAATATCCGAAAAGGGAGAAATTGAACAGTTGGTCCACGCCGTGGTCCGAGGGATCAAAGTGGAAGCCGACGCTGAGACCGACACCACCCGGAAAGAAAATCTGATAAAGCACGGGCGGAATTCAGAGCGCAAGACGGCGATCAGTAATATGCTCAGCCTAGCCGCTACCTTGGAGGGCATCGCCCTCGCGCCCCACCAGTTGGATGCGGACCCCTACGCTTTTGGTGTAGAGAACGGCGTAGTGGACCTCAGAACGGGGCAGCTGCGCCCGCCCAATACGGTCGATTACCTAACGAAATTCGGGCACGTGGGCTTCCAACCCGGGGCCCAATGCCCCCGGTGGGAGCACTTCGTTCTGGAAGTCATGGGCGGGGATAAGGACCTGGTGTCATTCCTGCAACGGGCAGTCGGGGCGACCCTGGTGGGCGGCAATAGCGACCAGGTCATCTTTATTCTGCATGGAGGGGGGGCCAACGGGAAATCCACCCTCCTTAGGATTATCCAGACCTTGATGGGCTCCTATGCGCGAGCAGCGGGGAACGCCCTGTTTACCGTCAACCGGTTCCAAAATCAGGGAGGCCCCCGGGAGGATATTGTCCGGCTCAAGGACGCCCGCATGGTGTTGACCTCCGAACTGGGGGAAGGCGAAATCCTCAATGAGGACCTGGTCAAGCGGATGACCGGCGATGATACCCTCACGGGACGGGTGCCCTATGGCAAAGCGAGCATTGAGTTTCGGCCTCAATTCACCCCCTGGATGGCGACCAACCATAAGCCCATTATTCGCGGGGATGACCATGCCATCTGGCGGCGAGTCAAGCTGATTCCCTTTGAGCAGACGTTTGCGGGAAAAAAGCAGGACAAGGGACTTAGCCATGCCCTGCTGCAGGAATTACCCGGGATTCTGAACTGGGCCATCCAGGGGTGCCTCGCCTGGCAGAAGGGCGGTCTTACCCCCCCGCAGGTGGTTGAGGAAGCGACGCGGGAGTACCGGAGCGAGATGGACCTCTTGGGAGAGTGGTTAGAGGAGCGTTGTGTGCAGGGAGCGGAGCATAAAGCCAAAAACGCTGACCTCTATCAGGATTACTTAGATTGGAGCGAGGCTCAATATGGGATTAGAGGGAAAAAACACTGCCTTGACCCTCGGGTCTTTGGGCGAAAACTCGCGGCCAAGGGGTTTACCCGCATTAAGATCCAAGGGGGGCGCGGCTTTCAAGGCATCGCCTGCAAAAACGTAGACCCCGGGGGGAGGAGCTTTTTCCGCAACGCCCGGAAGGAGGCGGCCTAG
- a CDS encoding type II toxin-antitoxin system HicB family antitoxin, with protein sequence MRYRVVIERGPKSWGAYVPDLPGCAAVGETKEEVLELIQGAIELHLEELRADGEPLPEPHSEVDYVEVSAI encoded by the coding sequence ATGAGATATAGGGTCGTGATTGAGCGAGGCCCCAAGAGCTGGGGCGCGTATGTGCCCGATCTTCCCGGCTGTGCCGCTGTAGGGGAGACGAAAGAGGAGGTTTTAGAGCTTATCCAGGGGGCAATTGAGCTTCACTTGGAAGAGCTTAGAGCGGACGGCGAACCCCTCCCCGAGCCCCATTCGGAGGTGGACTATGTGGAGGTATCCGCCATCTAG
- a CDS encoding phage antirepressor N-terminal domain-containing protein, whose translation MNAITVPFHGTDLFVVEYQGQPYTPMKPIVEGMGLDWKSQHAKLQENQSRWSTMVISTIVAGDGKIREMLCMPLRKLVGWLMTIYPNKVKPEIRDNIIRYQNECDDVLWRYWTEGQVTREATQPEPLRLTTKEQREPLIKAVRRLVSVSHAKGRPLTYEDAHSIINLKMGVDSVEALTLEQIPKAMTLVGEILERVVLEGEYIGKDDAPYYEPEPRISHDQRRKLHEAIVRALGGAHRECGESGQQWVHNRLRVKLNLRHIEDMHPDQFPEAMAEIEQLDQDLGGYFKLRAELRQFVCREIIGAGTPWTPHLAKQWEAELKQAVPPRPDWLVMREKLLSQ comes from the coding sequence ATGAACGCCATTACCGTTCCCTTCCACGGCACCGATCTGTTTGTCGTCGAATACCAAGGCCAGCCCTACACGCCCATGAAGCCCATCGTTGAGGGTATGGGATTGGACTGGAAAAGCCAGCACGCAAAACTACAAGAAAATCAATCGCGTTGGTCAACCATGGTGATTTCCACCATAGTTGCAGGAGATGGAAAAATAAGGGAAATGCTCTGCATGCCCTTGCGCAAGCTTGTGGGCTGGCTGATGACGATTTACCCAAATAAAGTCAAGCCAGAAATCCGCGACAATATCATCCGGTATCAAAACGAGTGCGATGATGTGCTGTGGCGATACTGGACTGAAGGGCAGGTAACACGCGAAGCCACCCAACCCGAACCACTCCGCCTCACCACCAAAGAACAACGCGAACCCCTCATCAAAGCCGTGCGCCGTTTGGTCAGCGTCTCCCACGCCAAGGGCAGGCCCCTGACCTATGAGGACGCCCACAGCATCATCAACCTGAAAATGGGTGTGGATAGCGTGGAGGCCCTGACGCTTGAGCAAATCCCAAAGGCCATGACCCTGGTGGGCGAAATCCTGGAGCGGGTGGTCCTGGAAGGCGAGTACATCGGCAAGGATGATGCCCCTTACTATGAACCCGAACCGCGCATCTCCCACGACCAACGCCGGAAACTCCATGAAGCCATCGTCCGGGCACTAGGCGGGGCGCACCGTGAATGCGGCGAGAGCGGCCAACAATGGGTCCACAACCGCCTGCGGGTGAAACTCAACCTTCGCCACATCGAGGACATGCACCCGGACCAGTTTCCCGAGGCCATGGCGGAGATAGAACAGTTAGACCAAGACCTCGGCGGCTACTTCAAATTGCGCGCCGAGCTGCGGCAATTTGTTTGCCGGGAGATCATCGGCGCGGGCACCCCGTGGACTCCTCACCTGGCCAAGCAATGGGAGGCGGAGCTGAAGCAGGCCGTACCGCCCCGCCCGGATTGGTTGGTGATGCGCGAAAAACTGTTGAGCCAATAA
- a CDS encoding DUF5655 domain-containing protein, translating into MPLFEITGNSLIPVEQTNFSIEKELQILIEKNLAAVFNCRFVASEFSTGALHAGRIDSLALSEDNNPVIIEYKKVESSELINQSLFYLHWIEDHKGDFEIAVQRELGNGVEVDWSDVRVICIAPNYKKYDLHAVQVMGANIELWKYRLFKNGSLYFEEVFQAAKIPTSVQANSKNSVMVEAGKKAAQVRATATYTFEEHLERKSKAIQSLIHSIREYILGLDPAVEEVPKKFYVAYKISQNIVCMEPQNKNIKLFVKLRASDVEAPPKSYRDVTNVGHYGTGDTEFTLSTETEFEQVKPFIELAYNKVGG; encoded by the coding sequence ATGCCCCTATTTGAAATTACTGGCAATAGCCTCATTCCTGTTGAGCAGACGAATTTCTCCATCGAGAAGGAACTGCAAATTCTCATTGAGAAAAACCTTGCAGCTGTCTTCAATTGTCGCTTTGTGGCCTCAGAGTTTTCCACCGGCGCCCTGCATGCGGGACGCATCGATAGCCTTGCGTTATCCGAGGATAATAACCCCGTGATTATTGAATACAAGAAGGTCGAATCCTCTGAGCTCATTAACCAGAGCCTATTCTATTTACATTGGATTGAAGACCACAAGGGAGACTTTGAGATTGCAGTCCAGCGGGAATTAGGCAATGGTGTTGAGGTGGATTGGTCGGATGTCCGGGTTATCTGTATCGCCCCCAACTACAAGAAATATGACCTTCATGCCGTTCAAGTGATGGGGGCAAACATCGAGTTATGGAAATACCGCTTGTTTAAGAATGGTTCTTTGTATTTTGAAGAGGTGTTCCAGGCCGCCAAGATTCCTACCTCAGTGCAGGCGAACAGCAAAAACTCGGTCATGGTGGAAGCCGGCAAGAAGGCCGCTCAGGTGCGGGCAACGGCCACCTACACCTTTGAAGAACACTTGGAAAGAAAATCCAAAGCTATTCAGTCGCTCATACATAGCATTCGCGAATATATTCTGGGCCTTGATCCCGCAGTGGAAGAAGTACCCAAGAAATTTTATGTCGCTTATAAGATATCCCAGAATATTGTTTGCATGGAGCCCCAAAACAAAAATATTAAGCTTTTTGTCAAATTAAGGGCGAGCGATGTAGAGGCACCGCCAAAATCGTATCGTGATGTGACGAATGTGGGCCATTACGGGACCGGAGATACAGAATTTACGCTCTCCACGGAGACGGAGTTTGAGCAGGTTAAGCCTTTTATCGAACTGGCATACAATAAAGTGGGTGGATAA
- a CDS encoding helix-turn-helix transcriptional regulator, translated as MQRYLRFPEVSKRTARSRTSIWRDVRANRFPAPRKIGPNAVAWLEEEIEAWCASRPIVSYHSEETVPLKCNQK; from the coding sequence ATGCAACGATATCTTCGATTCCCGGAAGTCTCGAAACGGACCGCCCGCAGCCGCACCTCCATCTGGCGAGATGTGAGGGCCAACCGCTTTCCGGCGCCTCGGAAAATTGGACCCAATGCGGTGGCGTGGCTAGAGGAAGAAATCGAGGCCTGGTGCGCCTCTCGACCTATCGTCTCTTATCATAGTGAAGAGACGGTTCCCTTAAAATGTAATCAAAAGTAA
- a CDS encoding DUF4258 domain-containing protein, protein MNNWYSHRFRRQVWLTNHAIESMAKRDVVLDTVLDLIETGEIKPQEGAHAWIFKGYPERTDNLICAAVIVEQAVIVKTIMVNWTLREKAP, encoded by the coding sequence ATGAATAATTGGTACAGTCATCGGTTCCGGCGCCAAGTATGGTTAACTAACCATGCCATTGAATCCATGGCCAAGCGCGATGTTGTACTTGATACGGTGCTTGATTTGATAGAAACGGGAGAGATTAAGCCTCAGGAGGGTGCCCACGCTTGGATATTCAAAGGCTATCCAGAGCGTACTGATAATTTGATCTGTGCTGCCGTAATCGTGGAACAAGCAGTCATTGTGAAAACCATCATGGTGAATTGGACGTTAAGAGAGAAAGCCCCATGA
- a CDS encoding DCL family protein has product MARQPLIINSIPFHSQQDAITYFRAMLGRYRDGEEILGEDFEMLLALLERHPRAVTKIGGGVKRLYKDKTAKTTSCFWIERQDGSVTDFSYREAIRAKEKSLYQEFAEACRQAVDEDLRLMKKNHFAIHADAEGKVKCDITGERVAFHESHLDHKKPLTFQTLVQTFMGAHEIEITREMLSMHQDGQFQTAFVDVDLKEKFRRFHHKIADLRIIKAGLNLSLGGAERITPSRRPVVILPELLSPVHSGNTTQEDAER; this is encoded by the coding sequence ATGGCACGTCAGCCACTGATAATTAATAGTATCCCCTTTCATTCACAACAAGACGCCATCACCTATTTCCGCGCGATGCTGGGAAGGTATCGAGACGGGGAAGAGATCCTCGGCGAGGACTTTGAAATGTTGCTTGCCCTGCTTGAGCGGCATCCCCGGGCAGTGACCAAAATAGGCGGTGGGGTCAAGCGGCTTTATAAAGATAAAACTGCGAAGACCACGAGCTGCTTTTGGATAGAACGCCAGGATGGCAGCGTGACCGATTTCTCCTACCGAGAAGCAATTCGAGCCAAAGAGAAATCCTTGTACCAGGAGTTTGCTGAGGCTTGCCGCCAAGCGGTGGATGAAGACTTGCGCCTCATGAAGAAAAACCATTTTGCTATCCATGCCGATGCCGAGGGGAAAGTGAAATGTGATATCACCGGGGAGCGTGTCGCCTTCCATGAAAGTCACCTGGACCATAAAAAGCCGTTGACTTTTCAAACCTTGGTCCAAACGTTTATGGGGGCCCATGAGATTGAAATCACGCGGGAGATGCTGTCCATGCATCAAGACGGGCAGTTTCAAACAGCCTTCGTTGATGTCGACCTCAAGGAGAAATTTAGACGCTTTCATCACAAAATAGCGGACCTGAGAATCATTAAAGCAGGATTAAACCTCAGCCTGGGAGGCGCGGAGAGAATCACGCCCTCGCGCCGCCCCGTGGTGATTCTTCCTGAATTACTCTCCCCCGTACACTCTGGTAATACTACTCAGGAGGATGCAGAGAGATAA
- a CDS encoding HNH endonuclease, whose product MRLNVDLSALHAAVRRMGAEPVAFSLEHQAEPLDPIDIKLEEGIELLNLKEVESNNGLLSYKGRQILLYIQDQGNSIKKVLEDGSQGRKFHVADCKTLKNMRAKGRFERYVVTHRLNGQFYIVGRDWHTRQNMEGYVRLQVCQNCLEALNYKGAQHRRKIEIAQSFDIQEFYSTYSSFFSHLPRRWAGRKEEEDYTADWPQVTARYKDSKKFTCESCGVNLRSCKELLHSHHRNGVKSDNRESNLMALCAACHRQQPHHGHLCVSHEGMQTINRLRREQGLLHNVGWNKIFELCDPGLRGVLDACCHWKTNVPEVGFDVQDTKDAVVANLELAWPQKRVGLAISDEDRDTARKAGWRIWRMHETLEDIGRFAAEIED is encoded by the coding sequence GTGCGCTTGAATGTGGACTTGAGCGCTCTGCATGCTGCCGTTCGGCGCATGGGCGCGGAGCCTGTAGCATTTTCACTGGAGCATCAAGCCGAACCCCTGGACCCGATTGATATAAAGCTGGAAGAAGGTATTGAGCTACTCAACCTTAAGGAAGTTGAAAGCAATAACGGCCTGCTTAGCTACAAGGGACGGCAGATACTGTTATATATCCAAGACCAAGGCAATTCGATAAAGAAGGTACTAGAGGATGGTTCGCAAGGAAGAAAATTTCATGTCGCCGATTGCAAAACGCTTAAAAATATGAGGGCAAAAGGTAGATTCGAACGCTACGTGGTAACACATAGACTTAATGGCCAATTTTATATCGTCGGACGTGATTGGCACACTAGGCAGAACATGGAGGGGTACGTCCGGCTTCAGGTTTGTCAGAACTGTCTTGAGGCACTGAATTACAAGGGCGCTCAGCACAGGAGGAAAATCGAGATTGCCCAAAGCTTCGATATCCAAGAATTTTATTCGACCTACAGTTCATTCTTCAGCCACTTGCCGCGGCGTTGGGCTGGGCGGAAAGAGGAAGAAGATTACACTGCTGATTGGCCTCAAGTGACGGCTCGCTACAAGGACAGCAAAAAATTCACCTGCGAGTCCTGCGGCGTCAACTTAAGATCGTGCAAGGAGCTTCTCCATAGTCATCACCGCAACGGCGTCAAAAGTGATAACCGAGAAAGCAACCTTATGGCGCTGTGTGCGGCCTGCCATCGGCAACAGCCCCATCATGGGCATTTGTGTGTATCCCATGAGGGTATGCAAACGATCAATCGTCTGCGCCGAGAGCAAGGTTTGCTGCATAACGTCGGATGGAACAAAATATTTGAGCTTTGTGACCCTGGCCTGAGGGGGGTGCTGGATGCCTGCTGCCATTGGAAAACGAATGTCCCGGAGGTGGGCTTCGATGTACAGGATACCAAGGATGCAGTAGTGGCTAACCTTGAGCTCGCATGGCCTCAAAAGCGGGTGGGGCTCGCCATTTCAGACGAAGATAGAGACACTGCACGGAAAGCCGGATGGCGCATTTGGCGGATGCACGAGACGCTCGAAGACATAGGGCGGTTCGCCGCTGAGATCGAAGATTGA
- a CDS encoding helix-turn-helix domain-containing protein codes for MHAHGLFLSHRGFKIDEIAQTYAVYRDMVVCWLNRWEQWAIIGLHRKSHPGIAGTA; via the coding sequence ATGCATGCCCACGGGTTATTTTTGAGCCATCGGGGCTTTAAAATCGATGAGATTGCGCAGACTTATGCGGTGTACCGGGATATGGTAGTGTGTTGGCTCAACCGTTGGGAACAGTGGGCAATTATTGGTTTACATAGAAAATCTCATCCAGGCATTGCCGGTACTGCCTGA
- a CDS encoding DUF4124 domain-containing protein yields the protein MGKKSLIIIGLFIPALAVADIYKCIVNGKTVFSGSPCAQDAEKIELKVNKPSTEDRALMEQQVDKWGKGIARQKLIQKRDAVLREIRRNQFRLDSLNDEMEAELKALRYEKRFANNNLAGATWEQSISEEMNSITRKYQIKLDGLHRDMDRLQRQADRLAEKIRKFEEL from the coding sequence ATGGGTAAAAAATCCCTTATCATCATTGGGTTATTTATTCCCGCCTTGGCGGTGGCCGACATTTACAAATGCATCGTCAACGGCAAAACCGTTTTCAGCGGCTCTCCTTGCGCCCAGGATGCGGAAAAGATCGAGCTTAAGGTCAACAAGCCCAGCACCGAAGATCGCGCCCTGATGGAACAGCAGGTGGATAAGTGGGGAAAGGGTATCGCCAGGCAGAAGCTCATCCAAAAGCGGGATGCCGTCTTGAGGGAAATCAGGCGGAACCAATTCCGGCTTGATTCTCTCAATGACGAGATGGAGGCGGAACTAAAAGCATTACGCTATGAAAAACGCTTCGCCAATAATAACCTGGCCGGGGCGACGTGGGAGCAAAGCATCTCGGAGGAGATGAATTCCATCACCCGGAAATATCAGATCAAACTCGATGGTCTTCATCGGGATATGGACCGGCTTCAACGCCAGGCGGATAGACTGGCCGAGAAGATACGAAAATTTGAAGAGCTATAA
- a CDS encoding DUF2283 domain-containing protein → MKITYYEDDDILFIELSKGKIIRDESVNWNVNIGYTRDGIGEITILEARKAGYYPVQFDKVDTHIA, encoded by the coding sequence ATGAAGATTACCTACTACGAGGATGATGATATCCTTTTTATTGAGTTAAGCAAGGGGAAGATCATTAGAGATGAATCCGTAAACTGGAATGTCAATATTGGTTATACCCGAGACGGCATCGGTGAGATTACTATTTTGGAAGCCCGCAAGGCAGGCTACTATCCTGTCCAGTTTGATAAGGTCGACACGCACATCGCTTAG
- a CDS encoding carbon storage regulator → MTVISIAYSKAIPQRRTTACIERRSEVARLHAARMYKGLPGETANASEGFLFFYSPMPALPPMGTSPVPLGRIAALTLFHRDLAPEVHPFIFIQPKEKTMLVLTRRSLESIVIGQDIQLTVLEIHGGQVRIGIKAPKTTPIVREEAKNKHPKNRSRSPVAGAIHSPRPLKRSRA, encoded by the coding sequence GTGACTGTCATTTCTATTGCCTATTCAAAGGCAATCCCCCAAAGACGCACCACGGCGTGCATCGAACGGCGCAGCGAAGTCGCGCGACTTCATGCTGCCCGAATGTACAAAGGTCTCCCGGGTGAAACAGCCAATGCCTCGGAAGGCTTTCTATTTTTTTACTCCCCAATGCCTGCCTTGCCCCCGATGGGCACTTCTCCAGTGCCTCTCGGGAGAATCGCGGCATTAACTCTGTTCCACCGTGATTTAGCACCTGAGGTGCATCCCTTTATTTTCATTCAACCAAAGGAAAAAACCATGTTAGTACTGACCCGCAGATCCCTAGAAAGCATTGTCATTGGCCAGGATATCCAACTTACCGTCCTGGAGATCCATGGCGGACAAGTGAGGATAGGGATTAAAGCCCCCAAAACGACTCCGATCGTGCGGGAAGAAGCGAAAAACAAACATCCCAAGAATCGATCCCGTTCCCCAGTGGCGGGGGCGATCCATTCCCCTCGTCCCCTGAAGAGGTCGAGAGCATGA
- a CDS encoding OmpA/MotB family protein has protein sequence METIFGKPRVSGEGEGAHWLSVSDLMAGLMIVFMFIAIALMRNAFLERDRIKEIAVAYQENQVAIYEALMKEFEKDLERWDARIDSDTLAFEFQSPEVLFATGSTEIRQRFKEILADFFPRYLVILKHYKDSIDEIRIEGHTSSVWNNQVSETEAYFLNMLLSQGRTRSVLHYVYELPKVESDRGWVKRHFAAVGFSSSRLVLDDQGNEDRARSRRVSFRVITNAEMQIRKIIEEPS, from the coding sequence ATGGAAACCATATTCGGCAAACCACGGGTCAGTGGCGAGGGCGAGGGGGCTCACTGGCTCTCGGTCTCCGATTTGATGGCCGGGCTGATGATAGTGTTCATGTTCATTGCTATTGCCCTGATGCGAAATGCTTTTCTGGAGCGCGACCGGATCAAGGAGATCGCGGTGGCCTATCAGGAAAACCAGGTTGCTATCTATGAGGCGCTGATGAAGGAGTTCGAAAAGGATCTCGAGCGCTGGGACGCCCGAATCGATTCCGATACTCTGGCCTTTGAGTTCCAGTCCCCGGAGGTCCTTTTCGCCACGGGGTCGACGGAAATACGGCAGCGCTTCAAGGAAATCCTTGCAGACTTCTTCCCTCGCTATCTGGTCATTCTAAAACATTACAAGGACTCCATTGACGAGATCCGCATCGAGGGTCATACCAGCAGTGTCTGGAATAACCAAGTTAGCGAAACTGAGGCTTATTTCCTCAATATGTTGCTGTCTCAGGGCAGAACGCGGTCGGTGCTGCACTACGTGTATGAGCTACCAAAGGTGGAAAGCGATCGGGGCTGGGTCAAGCGGCACTTTGCCGCTGTCGGCTTCTCCTCTTCACGACTGGTGCTGGATGATCAAGGCAACGAAGACCGCGCCCGCTCCCGCCGGGTTAGCTTCCGGGTGATCACCAATGCCGAGATGCAAATCCGCAAAATTATCGAGGAGCCGTCATAG
- a CDS encoding type II toxin-antitoxin system HicA family toxin translates to MKVEEVIQMLEYEGGYLVRVRGSHCQFKHPEKPGKVTVAGKPSVDVPPGTLNNILKQAGLK, encoded by the coding sequence ATGAAAGTAGAGGAGGTCATTCAAATGCTTGAGTACGAGGGTGGGTATCTCGTTCGGGTACGAGGTAGCCACTGCCAGTTCAAGCATCCCGAAAAGCCCGGAAAAGTCACCGTGGCGGGCAAACCCAGCGTGGATGTTCCGCCGGGGACGCTCAATAATATTCTGAAGCAGGCGGGTCTAAAGTGA
- a CDS encoding DUF2971 domain-containing protein: MTDYVLFKFKKIDKTLLKSLVHGEIYFAQPERLNDPFDCSVDIFNALEKAISRSQSTIRTRLEQLRAMNCFIDKVQADLRHVGVCSFSLELINPLMWSHYADGHRGVCLTYAFPESFFYVEPIIGIDQVDYGLNPLSKWFIEEAANINSFEQLSIALIKKVLTVKSLSWGYEKEVRIIRRSDGVQRLDRRHLKQICFGMSTSESDIQLVKELIENCGYEVTLCKIVRDESMDFGLKTVEL, from the coding sequence GTGACGGATTACGTTCTCTTCAAGTTTAAGAAGATTGATAAGACTCTACTCAAGTCCCTTGTGCACGGTGAAATCTATTTCGCGCAACCGGAGCGACTCAATGATCCCTTCGATTGCAGTGTGGATATCTTCAACGCCTTAGAGAAGGCCATTTCAAGATCTCAGTCCACTATTCGAACGAGACTGGAACAACTCCGCGCTATGAATTGTTTCATTGATAAGGTTCAGGCAGATTTACGGCATGTTGGGGTATGCTCATTTTCGCTCGAATTGATTAATCCGTTGATGTGGTCGCATTATGCGGATGGGCATCGCGGCGTCTGCCTAACCTATGCTTTCCCGGAGTCATTTTTTTACGTTGAGCCCATTATCGGGATAGACCAAGTCGACTATGGTCTTAACCCTTTGTCCAAGTGGTTTATCGAGGAAGCAGCAAATATTAATTCTTTCGAGCAACTGAGTATCGCTTTGATTAAAAAAGTGCTGACTGTGAAGTCCTTATCGTGGGGCTATGAAAAGGAAGTTCGGATAATACGCAGAAGCGATGGAGTCCAGCGACTCGATAGACGACATCTGAAACAGATCTGCTTTGGCATGAGTACTTCCGAGTCAGATATTCAATTGGTCAAAGAGCTGATAGAGAACTGTGGTTATGAAGTGACTCTGTGCAAGATAGTAAGGGATGAGTCCATGGATTTTGGTCTCAAGACAGTAGAATTATAA